The proteins below come from a single Phocoena sinus isolate mPhoSin1 chromosome 2, mPhoSin1.pri, whole genome shotgun sequence genomic window:
- the CTXN2 gene encoding cortexin-2: MSSTYCGNSSAKMSVNEVSAFSLTLEQKTGFAFVGILCIFLGILIIRCFKILLDPYSSMPSSTWEGEIEEFDKGTFEYALA; encoded by the coding sequence ATGAGTAGTACCTACTGTGGCAACTCTTCAGCTAAGATGAGTGTCAACGAAGTGTCAGCTTTCTCGTTGACTCTGGAGCAAAAAACTGGCTTCGCTTTTGTTGggattttgtgtatcttcttggGAATTCTTATCATCAGATGCTTCAAAATCCTGTTAGACCCATATAGTAGCATGCCTTCCTCTACATGGGAAGGTGAAATTGAAGAGTTTGATAAAGGGACATTTGAATATGCACTTGCCTGA